In Spea bombifrons isolate aSpeBom1 chromosome 5, aSpeBom1.2.pri, whole genome shotgun sequence, the sequence AACCTGCAATGTACCAGGGCTGGATGCTTTGCATGTTTGACATTAGCTCCCCTCCAAGGTAGATCTCTTCACTCAATACTGGGTTTAATCAATCCCACGGTTGCCCAAGGGAGGAGCGTGACTCAACTCGTAGCGTAAAACTATAGCGTCTGCCCGAGGATTATTCAAATTGCAGCAAGTTACGGGAATACTGCATTCATCCATCCTTTCAAAGGCACTCTTCTTTAGTGTCTGAAGCTAATAATATATGCCTGGGGTGTTAACAACAACCCAAAATACTGTTGCGGCTATTCTGCTATTAAGCCCGGTACCTGGTAGACACAGGGGTGTATACATATCCTGTTTAGTTTGGCTTTGTGTGATTACAGCCATGTTTTAATCCTCCCTCACATTCTTGACCCTGTGGCTGCATAAATATTAACGTACGGCTCAGTAGCTTCACAGTTAAGTTCCGAAGTCAGCCGGTTGCCTTTGCACTACATGGTACGTGGCTGCCATAGTGCCAGGACGCCAGCTGAAGTTTGATACAGCCCATCACTGTAGGTTATAAGCTGCAGCTGTTTCAGCCTGTGGCATCTCCAGGGCCGTGATAAACAGCACGGTAATCAGTTCAGTTacttcttgggggggggggggaatcattaatctgctgtaaaaaaaaaaaaaaaaaaaagcgctttcCAGCGCATGCCAAGGACCAGGCGGACTAACTGGAAATGCGTTGTTGAAAGGTTTGCAGTAAACCTATGTGACCATCGTGACCATCAtcgctttatttttcttttatttctcttgtcattcattttttttctcctgtttatCACTGTGGATTCTGGAGCATCCCAGCAGCAAGGAGGAGTTTGTGTGTTTCCTCATTTCAGTTCTTCTTTTGTGTCCCCTAGAGAAtctggcaataaaaaaaaaacatgctagtGGTACAACATAGGGGCACACTTAATCCTCAATTACCAAATCCCTCCTTATCCTCTTAAATGTTTACTCAGCACATTTGTCACAGGTTTTAGGATTAGGTTGTATGAATGGCGTTTGGCATCATCTTGTGTATTCTTGTGCTGTTTGGTCAGTGGTGTGGCAGACCCTTTTCTCTCCTTAAGCTTGTTTGGCCAAGCTGCCTTCATCCCCGTGAATGTGTAGGATGCCTGGGATTTGGCGAACGGAAAGCAGAAAGCCAGAGCAAAGCCAAATAAGGAGACTTGGCTGACGGAGATCTCGCTTGAAATGTCTGCTTTCTGTTCACCAGGCACTCGGCCTGCACACTCCCTTTTCTTTGTCCAGATGCTGGAAGGTTGCTCAGGCTCGCTCGTCTGGACTGAAATTCACCTGAATTGTTACCGTCTTGTCCTTCCATTAGCATTTAGCAGAGGGAACAGTTAATCTGGTCCTGTTAGTGTTTTGTCTGTTTAGTTTTATTCATTGTGTGTGATGCTGTTCCATGTATTGTTACAAACTTCCCTTTTCTAGTTTCTCTGCCTGAGCCATGTGCTGCTAGTACTGCTTATCAGTGATGTTTACTCTTCTTAGGACAATTAAAAGTATGTTGGACAGTGGTCCTCTGGTCTTCATATGTATATACTGCAGCATGCAAACATACCGACACCTGTTTTGTTAAGTACCATACGTTTATTCTCAATTCAGGCATATGAAAATACACGAGAAGGACCCAAACGCCCCAGTGACTGCAAGCCCACCCTCGCCACAGAAACGGAGGAGACTGACCACCAAAAGGAAATCCATTCCTGAAACCGATACCGATAAAGAAGACTCTCCACCAGCAAAGAAGGTCACTATACAAATGTCTTCCTCTGCAGGGGTTTCTAATTATTTCCTGTCAAAGGATTGGAGTTTGGTAGAACTACTACTAATAGTACCTTCTGATCAATTTTGAGTAGTCCAAGTTCTTTAAGATATCAAAACATAAAAGGGGCCAATTTGGTTTACGTATGTAACCTGCTTCAGAGATCTGATTTACGACCCCAATAACTTGAAGGAAACCAAACTTAAAATCCTAGTCCACTTGTAGTCCTCTGTATTCCTGTCCTGGATGCTGTTATCTGCATAGTTCATGTGTATGTAATGTGTTTAGCATGTGCCAAAATATTGTATCCAGCATGTAAGCTCAAAAAGCAAAACGTGATAATATGATGGTTAGAGGATGGTGTAAATTACACACAGAAGGGAGTACTTCTGTGTCATGTGAATGatggcatgttttttttccctcaaggCTGTGGAAGAAATTCAATCTGTGGATCCGTtgaaaaagacagaagatgTTGTCCATTGCCCTCTGTGTTATAAAGAATTTACATGCAAGTCTGGTCTGGAAAGTCACATGGAAACACACCCTGAAGCCTCGCTAAAGTAAGACCATGATAATGGCTAACCTTGATAATGCTCGTTTGTATAGGTTGGAAAGCTCATTTGTGCTGcgtataattattttacttgGTGTATGTTTCTTCCACGATGTGCTGGTAGATATTTCACTTGTGCCAATTGATTTTTGTAagcaagccagacactgaatAGGCAATGTTGACATGACATACCAGAGTATGATGGGTAACAGATTGGACCATTTCCTTCCAACATCCAGATAGCGATCACCAGGGCCACAGTAGGCCGAGGGCTCCCTTCCTGTTATCGCTTCTACCATGTTAACAAAGCTGGACAAACAGTAGCATAGCCAGGTGGATCTTTGCATTCCTGGAGTAACACAAGCATGTTGAGCTTGCAAGGAGAGCAGAGGGATTTATTCACCGACGCAGGAGTTTGCAGGTTTCACTCCTAGACTTCACTATTCTTAAATTATTCATGCAAGCCCTTCTTGCACGAGAAACATATCAGTTGGCCCTTCGCAAAAGTATATTAGAACATTTGACAGGacaataaaaatgctttaactacatatatttttttagttgttaTAGCCTGTTATCTGCTCTTCACACAGTGTCCTGCCCTGTTAGATGTTAAGCTGTGGGCTTCTGTGACAGTAATATGATAATCTAAAACTGCAGCCTGTCTTGACCCTTTAGGATATGTTCATTAGCTCATGCACACTCGGCTTCTACTACGTGTCACAGTTCTCTAGATATAAACAGTTATTAGTAAAAAGCAGAGTGATGGTTTAATGTAACAAAGTGCTGACTTGTGTGGTTTTtgactggtgtgtgtgtgtgtgtgagtgaggcTGGGATCTGCGGTTGTGTTGGAGCCTTGTGAGATCCCGAGTATGGGTCAGACTAAAACAGTAACACGGAGACTGGAATGTGTGTGGCAGAGTGCCCAATCTATAACCAGCAGCCTTAAAATAGGAAGCCTTAATGATATGGTTCAGCCCATCGAGCCGAGGGAAGTATGTGTGCGTACATGTGTAAAtaagtatgtatttttatactgaaagaagacagaacagCCTGTTATGTGAAGTGCACGCATTTATTTCCAGGCCATTATCCCTGGTATTTCTTTAGTGTTATGAAATGACACCTAATTGTAATGAAATCCCAGCCATAGCCTGCGCACGGAGAATCTGTATTTTATTATCGAATTCTGAAAGACCTTTTTATAGCTAGCACAAACATATCGACAgtccattaaataaataaagctctGAAGTCGCTGAGAGCTTATACAATATCTGCATTAGGCTAGGGTAAGCAATGTGACATGTCCATCTTTCATTACTTTAAACTTTCAGAAGCTAAACAAAATGCTTCTGTTTGATGTCCTTTCAcaaggatgtgtgtgtgtgtgtgtgtgtgtataatatatccatatccatacacacatataagtgtgtatatacatatatatattattttttgaggattaaatatatatgcaagACAGGTGACAAATTGAAACATTTAGTGAAGATACATTTACTACACTCCAGGTAATTGTCATCTCCCTGTTAAACTGAGCAGGTATTGGTAATGAAATAATAGCAGGGCTCCCGAGTATTCGCCTTGCCCTACATGTTTGCTTAATGGGTGTTAGACTACGGAGCTGTGCTTCTGCAATAAAGCTAATTAGATAATTAGTTGTCTGTAAAACCACCAGGGAGCAGCAAGTGTTCCCTTCTTGTCCCAGTGGAAGATGCATGTTGTGTATATATTCTTCCATTTCATCCACTAAATACTTGAGATGCGTACGTGGAAGGTATCTAAGCTTTGGCATGTTGGCTGAGAGCCAACCAGGGTAATATTAACTTTGGATCAAGATAGCTGGGGCGGCTAACCCGTTAGACtatatttttgttgttctttGATGTGTCTAATTAAATGCAAACCATTTACAATTCTTTTTTGCCTTGTTTAGATTACATGATATGCAAATAGTATGTTTAATTCCTAAAAATAGGGCTTTAATAAACTCATGAGAACTCTTGGGTCCTTCGGTTAGTTCAATAAACACTTCTGTTTttataattacaaattaaaatacctgacagtattgttttatgaaaatatgGGAAATCCTGCAAGACATTTAAGAGGCTACAGTCCCTGTTGCCTTGTGTACTTTTGGAGCGGGCTTACTATCCTCTACATTGTCTTTGAAGAACAGTTTACAAGCGAGGTAGCAGAGTAGCTGACTGAGAGCATGGGGAGAGCGGGCTTTGGAGTTAAATGCCCCTGTGATAATAGCAACTCCAAATGCTTGTGGGTGATGTCTTTTCACTCGGTCTTAGTTTAGACCAGAGTTTGAAGACATGTCAACAGGTGCTGAGTGCTAGCCCGAGAGGCTTTTATTACATCCCTCTGGCTATAGCtgggtttgtttttcttttgtgcaAGATCTCTCGTGGTGAGAAAACTGTCTCTAGCACTTATGCTGAAGAGCAAGTTGTACACTTGGTCTTGGGGGAAGGGATAAGTGTTGATAGAGGGGGTTTAAAGCAAATCTACGACAAGAACGAGGATCTCCAATGGCTGCATTATCACCAGCGTTTTTGTTTCTCTGCTTCTTTAGTTCCtttcttatgtttttgtttttcttccattcTGATGTCCATTGGATTCTCACAATGCCTCCTGTGACTTGATGGAagcagagatatatatatatatatatatatatatatatatatatatatatatatatatatatatatacatatatatacatatacatatatacatacagctaAATTAGGTGTAGCGGCCCATCCGTTGGTTAAAGTATGAGACAGGCATTCAAGGTTATCCCACGTATCATATTGTGCACAAATGCACCTGTAAGACAtcattacttttttgttttgtattacatGACTTACACCTTTCCTAAAAATAATCCTGTGGCCTCCCTGTATCCAAAAGGACGTGtctacatttttcctttaaccTTCTGTGCTCTGGGACACTAGCCTGTTCGGCAAGCTAACATGTCAGTGGCATGGGTGGACCGTGGCTTGGTCCAGCTCTGAACTGACTAAAGCTAAACTACTGGGAAGATGAACAAGCAGTGTTTCTGAATTGAGAATCATTGCCCTAAAACATGTCCTTGGGGTTTGGGGGAGATGAAATGTTGAACCCTCAGGGTAATAGTTGAGTTCTTTTAGAAAGTAGATGGCACTGGCTGAAATAAAATTTAGTAAAATTACTAGTAGTTAATATAAGAGCCGATCGaatcaaaatgtttaaaagaggTTTCTTAATGGTTTACAAACACAATTAGTGCTAATTTGTTGTATGAATTGCGGGTTATGTTCTGGTTGTAttgcagtatgtgtgtgttagcacggTGTGCCTTGTGCTGTGGATCTGATGTCTACCCTCCTTTGCCTTTTCCCAGGTGTGACATTTGTTGTATTTCATTCCGCACCCACCGGGGCATGCTGCGCCATAATGCTGCGATCCACAGGCTGCTCCCCAGGGACTCGTCAGGAAAGCCTTTTATCCAGAATAACCCTTCCATCCCTGCTGGATTCAATGATCTGGGCTTCACTGACTTCTCTGCCAAGAAGTTTCCTATCATTTCTCAGGTAAGAGGCACAGACAATGAAGGAAATAAATGACCTTTTTATGACCAAAGTTTgcaaaaatgtgtattatttacAAGCTTGTTTCATTCCTTTTTATTAATGGAAagtctaaaatatttaaaatggatACATAGGTATTTTGGAGGACATAAGATTGGATACCTGTCTGGGAAGGCCAGAACACTCCACTGGGTAAGAGTAGTATGGGAGGTTTGTCGAATAGATCATAAGCAAAAGTGTAAGTAGGCCTGTGAACCTCATGGTTTCGTCGGTCTTCCGACAAACTAGGAATGGTTGGCTGGAGCTCTGTATATAGCCAGTGGAAAACAGAAGCTCTGCCTGTATGTCGGTATTCTAGCTCTAATCACCATAACCATTGGACACGGCAAAGCTTATACACATTTTCATTGCCTCTTCTGTTTGCAGCACACGTCCTTTGTATGCAGCACACgttcttaaaattataattgGCGTGAAATTATGTTTGTCTTACATGTATACTTGTACTTTACCCAGACCCTAATGTTGATGCAACCTTGTGGAGAAAATCCTGCACCTCATAATCCATTAGGATTTTAAGATGGCCAAATGCTATGGCAGCATTTCATTCGTGACACATGACATTAAACTGACATTTATTAAACTGGGAGGCATATGATGTGCCTCATCCTGGGAAACTCGGGCATTGATCAAGGTTATGCCTAAGTAATTATTACTAACTCCAAGAACATAATGAGAGAGCTAATCTCATGCTTTAAAGGCAGGGGAAGGATTTTGCAGAAACGCATCGCATCTTGCCTTAAGCTGCTATTTAGTAAGATATAAAGGCAGGTTGTCCGCTTTATGCGCTGTTTTTTGAGCAGTAGGCTTTCGGTTAGTGATGTAGAGTACCACAGCCAGACATGCAATGCTCTTTGGGTTTCTATAGCAGTAAAGGGCTTATCATCATAATCCCTTGTGCACATGGCTTTAAATGGCATATGGAGGGGGGGAAACCCTGGTTTGCCCTTAGACCCAGGTAGTTGTTAACTCTTtcagttacaaaaaaatgagGCGCTCAGGTAACAGTCACAGAGTATAAAGAATAACTGATAAGGAACAGGTTATCACTTGATTCTCCTTGCCTTCAATTATGGGTAATCGGCTTTAATACAGGAATGTGATTTCCATATCCCTACAAAACACTTTAGAAATTATGCAGCAAAATGACTTTGTTTGGATCTTTGTGTATTGGAACAAAGCTATATAGTGATCTATATTTTccttgaatattattttttatattgtgttagTAAAGCAATACTGTTTTGCTCATGAATGTCTGTTCTTACTAGTGTTCTTTCCTTTTGAGAATAGGTCTGGTGTGAAACGAATTTAAGGAGGTGTATCAGTGAATTTCATCGTTTcatttgtgaaacctgcaataAGGCTTTCCCGATGTACTCTGCTCTGAAACTGCACATCAAGACCCATGGAGAAGGGCAGGCCAAAAGTGAGCACAAGGCAGAAAACTCAGCTGGAGAGAACCAAGAACAGAAAGCTTTCATGGCAGCTCTGGGCCTGCAGTACACCAAAGACATCAAGCCTTCTAGTCCGAACGAGAACACACCAGACTGTTTACAGGCCATAGCCCTAGAAACTCTGAAGAGTAACCTACCTCAGGAATTTGGTAGCATGAGCATGCTGAACTTATCTCCTTTAGAAGCCCCCTCTGTAAGTGGTCCTTTCTCAGTCTTGCCACCGACAAAAGAGAACCTAAAGCTGCTTAACCTGCAGCCTTTTCAAAAGGGCTTCACCATGCAACCTGACAACAGTATCGTGGTTAAACCCACCTCTGGTGAGTTGGCTGATATTCAGCAGATACTCAAGATGGCTGCTTCCGCACCCCCTCAGATAAGTCTTCCTGCTTTTGGTAAAACGCCTCCAGGCAGCACACAGTCCATTTTCAAACATATGCCTCCACTAAAGCCAAAGCCACTGGTGACTCCTCGTACACTTGTTGCCACCTCTACGCCCCCTCCCCTTATTAACACTCAGCAGGCATCTCCAGGCTGCATCAGCCCTAGCCTTCCTCAGCCACCATTGGGGATTATAAAGAACACTGTAGAATCTGCAACAAACGCCATATTTTTGCAATCCAGGCCTGGAATCAATGGCATCTCTTCTTCTCAAAACTCCCAAACACCAAACAATGATGCCTTGAGTCAACGAGACATAAAATCCCAGCTGGAACAAGACAGTATTATGGAAGCTTATATGCCTTTAGATTTGGATTCCAAAATCAAAAAGGAAGTGGGTGAAGTGAATCTGAAATCGATCATTCCTGgagcaaacaataaaaaagctcCCCAATCAAGAAAAGACTTCCATCCTTGCCGTTTCTGTGATCAAGTGTTTTCATACTCCGGTGTTTTGAGGGCTCACATACGCACTCACCTGGGGATTTCGCCCTATCAGTGTAACATCTGTGATTATATTGCAGCTGACAAGGCTGCACTAATACGTCACCTGCGAACACACAGTGGTGAAAGACCATACGTATGTAAGATTTGCCAGTATCCTTTTACTGTCAAAGCCAACTGCGAGAGGCACTTGCGTAAGAAGCACCTTAAAGTCACCAGAAAAGACATTGAAAAGAACATTGACTATGTTTCAACAAACACAGCAGAAATGGTGGATGCACTGTGTTCTCCTGATACTGTGTGCAAATGCTGCGGGGAGGACATGAAGAATTATCGTGCTCTTCATATACACATGAGAACGCATGCCAACTTCCCAAAAAAGAAACCATTTGAATGCAAAGACTGTGGCACAGCTTTCTCTGCCAAAAGAAACTGCATCCATCACATACTTAAGCAGCACCAACATGTGCAAGAGAAGGAGATAGAAAGTCACATCTTGATTAGAGCCTGCAGTCCTGAACCTACCAGGTCAGACTCCCCACTTTTGGAAGACAACACTTACCTTAAGAGGACTTCTGCCACAACCTACCAAGAATCACAGAGCGGGTTTCTACCTGTGGGGTTCCCTGCATTCCCTTTAAAAGTTGAAAATACTGCCGGTTTCCCCGTGGACATTAATGAACCCTTGGATTTTTCTCAAAAGAACAAGAACCCAGGTAGTTTCCAAGTAAAGCAGGAACCTGTCTATAGCAATTCTGTTGCCTCGTTTGACTCCATGGAGCCAATTGATCTGTCCATCCCTAAACACACTAAACAGGACAAAGATGAGTCTCCGGTTACAACAAAGACCCAAGACCAAGCTCTGGTGACCATTGGGCAGAAATACAACTGTCAGCCATGCCCAATCTCCTCAAGTGCCAATGAAATTGTAGATAAATCTGTATCCATCTCACATTCCAAACCTGTGAAAAACACTTTGCATTTAACGGTACCTatcatttctcctgctgtgctTGGCAGTGCAACAGTCCTGCGCCCTTTGAGGCCTAAACCACCACCTCTTTTGCCAAAGCCTTTGATCCCTAAAGAGTTGCCACCTCTGGCTTCAATTGCACAGATTATTTCCTCTGTATCGTCTCCCTCtgctttgttaaaaaatgaagtTACCACTCCTGCTTCTCAAGTTGCTGCCAACAACTCAGCAGCCACTGAGAAATCTGGTGCCTCCAAATCCAAAATGACAATCCCTCACAAGGAACCTACAGCTCCTTGTGATGTTCCAAGTATGGTTGGAAGCCCATCTGACACCACCACCTCAACTGCTGTAGCTGGTGGAACAAAGAAACGAGGTCGAAAGAAAGGAACTAAAAACAAACCCAAGGTACCCACTGGGCTGGATCTTGAGTCAAGTGGTGAATTTGCAAGCATTGAAAAGATGTTGGCCACAACAGACACTAACAAATTCAGCCCTTACCTCCAGTCCACTGAAGATCTCAAAGAGGCTGCAGACCACAATGGAACTAGTGAAGATGAGAGGGATAGCGGTGAAGATAAAAGAGCAAAGAGAAATTCGTATTCCAACTCTGTGCAAAAAATCACCTGCCCGTATTGTCCTCGTGTTTTTCCGTGGGCAAGTTCCCTGCAGAGACACATGCTTACCCATACAGGTAAGATAATTTTGTTTGTCTAATCTGTTTAGGATAATTATTGTATGGCATTTTCCAGCACTAATGTTTATGTAAACTTGTATGTTTACACTGTGGGTTATAAGAACTAGTTCTGGCCTTAACATGTAAGctcaaacaaacatttaaagattGGTTGGGATCTGTTTTACTTATGCAGTAGATTAATTcagctataaaaaaatatacaatattttggtGGCTTTGCTGTGGTCATTCCAGTCTTAAACTGTAAGGAAGACTGCGGGAAGCCTCCATTATTTTAGAATGGGTAAATGGAACTAGCAGACATaaatttgtatgtgtatgtctgtagcATGACAGTCTTGTCACCAAaccatatatacacaaatgcaATTGTAGTTTTGTGCAacttttgttcctttttatgtTCCATAAAGCTAACGTagctatatataataaatgtacatgtatgtatgcttTATCAACAATATATTATAGGCCTCCTGCCAGTGAAAAACGTCACACACAGGTTTTGAGGGACCCTTCTGCTTTCAGTTGCTGTTTGGCAAGGCAATTAGGGGTTAGCAGGCCTTTctccacaaagggttaaaaaaaataaaggcctTTCCCTGTTTGTGACTCGGTAGTCATTGACCATGTATTTTTAGGAGTCTGTTCATTTATTGATAGTGTCTGCTTAATGCCTGTGTTCTTTGTGAACAATTACATCTTGCCTTGAAATTTTCAGATGATCAGAAAGAAGAAGGCTTgaattttcttgtgtttttttttttttaaccctttcctgaaaACTTGAAGGCACAGATAGCCGTGTAACTAGGCAGAGCGAGGTCACATGACAGATTGAGAGTTAGGATTGGGGCATGCGATCTGCTAATGCAGATTTAGCTGTTAATTAGCAGCAAAACGAACAACTTGAGGCAGATTAAAGCAGAGTGGGTGCTCATAATGCTGCTATTGTGTCTAGCTGAGACAAGCTCTTTTGTTTCCAAAGGATATGCTGATTGCCCTCCCTTCTTTCCCCTTCGGCTGCCTCAACCCACATCACTCATGACTTCGCTGCCATGAATATAGCATAATGTTAGGACATTAGGAAACCTGGAGACGCACACATTATctgataaattatttatttatccttgTAGGCCAGTTGATTCCTGCTACAGATGGTCTCAATGTTTTTGACCTGgttgtttggggaaaaaaagtcaaTCAGATAAAGCCATCTTTAAGCATATTTTTCTCCCTGCTTCAGGTCAGAAGCCCTACCCCTGCGCAAAATGCGATGCCTTCTTTTCTACCAAATCTAACTGCGAACGCCACCTGTTACGCAAACATGGAGTTGCCAACCTGTCCTTAAGAAGAAACGGTCTTATGTCCCAGTCTAAAGAAAGTGATGCTGGATCTCAGGATAGCACAGGTAGCAAATTGGGCTTGCGTAGAATCCGAGATGGGATATCATTGGGACTAGACTGAAAATGGCAGCAAACAAATATAACGCAAAAACTTTTAGAATAGTATCCTAGAACGGATCTTTGGAAGTAGGTGTTGGGGTGATGTTTTACACTCTCCATCTTTGGCATGGAAGGGCAAATGTTTGTCCTTCCTCGTTGTGCTTTGCATCATTATCTATCCCTGCTATCAAATGATCCTACTTTTCCCCATTGTTcttggcaaaagaaaaaaaagcaattaaccGTTTAAATACCTCAAGAGAAGTTGGTCTCTTTCTGCACCAGCGCGGTTTAATGATTTGCTGTCTTAGGAGTAAGACATGCATTGATTGCACATAGAGCAGGAGGCCTCTTAGATGTCCACTGATTTTTATCTGTCTTTTTGACataattttattacaattttttctttaattgaaGATTCACTGAcagcaaatgtctgtatttttCTGCGCTCTCTTGTGCAGATGACAAGTTGGATCAGTGATCCCCTTATTAAATATGCAAACTTGCAGAGataatattttatgcatttcaatttttttaactttttccatgatGTGCCTGAGCCTATAGTAGAACATAAATGACTTGCATGGCGTCCCATGCAACTACTACTTACAGCTCTACAATCATCATAGATTGATTAGGGGCACACTGGCTGTGACTCATGGGAGTTCTACGGTCACTCATGAGTCACTAAGGTATTATATGTGAATAATAggaaaacacatacaaatactACTTTATAGATCATTGGTGAGACCTCATTTAGAATACAGAGAAGAGCCTCTACATGTCCTTACTAACAAAAGATACGAGGCGATGTATAGAAGCCTTGGAATGTACGCAAGATTGAAGGGAGATGGTGGACATGACCGAAAAATTCAcatgttaaggggttaaataaagtcCAAAGGGAagcgtttttttaaatagaaatagtTTTTCCCCTAACTAGGGGGCCTAAGTTAAATGAGAGGATTGAAATCTCAGATTCTACagaaagggggtagtagatACTGGGAACAGAACATtaccaggaaagactaagggatcatTACATTGATAGCTttgaggaaagaagagaaaggggagatgtGACAGAAACATTAACGtacttaaataatttaaaagtattagaacaagaggccatagtcCTAAAGCTGGAGGTTCAGAGGTTAACTTTTATCGTAGGATTGTTTTACTTCAGCGAGAGGATGTTAGATgaatggaacaacctcccattaaaagtggtaaaggctaatacagtgagggaatttaaacatgcatgagatagacataaagctatcctgattCCAAGAAAAGCTGAAGTCTGATGGGATAAATGTTTATCTGCTGTCATGTTCTATGTTAAGTGTATATAAACCCTTGTTTGGTACATGTTCTTGCAGCCGCCCTGCCCCAGTTGTCCACAAGGGGGCAGAAAGAATCCTAACTTGTGGAAGGGGTTCAGTCTGGCTCCTGGTGCTTCAGTTGCAGTTTCTGAGCTCAGTGCTTTGTATTGCAAGCACAGTATGTTTAGTTGGTTTCATAAAACACTTTCATGCATTTATTATATTCACAAACTTATCTTTTAAGAGGACAGTCTCTTTCAGTCAGATGGTGTAATATTGTAGACTATATTGTACTAGGTTGCTTtacttattatcattattatcttttatttatatagcgccaacaatttacatagagcttaatacaatacatatattcaaggggtatgacaagacgagaattgaccgACTAATACAAACAGATacgttaggtggagagagccctgcttgcaagcttacagtcttgagtttcttattttatttgtttacatcCTCGTGCAGCAGCT encodes:
- the RREB1 gene encoding ras-responsive element-binding protein 1, with the translated sequence MVTRCWRDPYSDICSDWDWELALTDGKPVKGCSPNDPSLDLAKSTLGKKSTEQVAQPTTGHMAKENGEKEPVSANEPLKPVSLVNGSEVDDLSSVNAMMSAVMNPTSVSENVGSLQHTKSPAKSPAPNRIGRRNQECKEEKSSYTCPLCDKICNSQHQLTMHIRQHNTDTGGTDHSCSICGKSLSSASSLDRHMLVHSGERPYKCTMCGQSFTTNGNMHRHMKIHEKDPNAPVTASPPSPQKRRRLTTKRKSIPETDTDKEDSPPAKKAVEEIQSVDPLKKTEDVVHCPLCYKEFTCKSGLESHMETHPEASLKCDICCISFRTHRGMLRHNAAIHRLLPRDSSGKPFIQNNPSIPAGFNDLGFTDFSAKKFPIISQVWCETNLRRCISEFHRFICETCNKAFPMYSALKLHIKTHGEGQAKSEHKAENSAGENQEQKAFMAALGLQYTKDIKPSSPNENTPDCLQAIALETLKSNLPQEFGSMSMLNLSPLEAPSVSGPFSVLPPTKENLKLLNLQPFQKGFTMQPDNSIVVKPTSGELADIQQILKMAASAPPQISLPAFGKTPPGSTQSIFKHMPPLKPKPLVTPRTLVATSTPPPLINTQQASPGCISPSLPQPPLGIIKNTVESATNAIFLQSRPGINGISSSQNSQTPNNDALSQRDIKSQLEQDSIMEAYMPLDLDSKIKKEVGEVNLKSIIPGANNKKAPQSRKDFHPCRFCDQVFSYSGVLRAHIRTHLGISPYQCNICDYIAADKAALIRHLRTHSGERPYVCKICQYPFTVKANCERHLRKKHLKVTRKDIEKNIDYVSTNTAEMVDALCSPDTVCKCCGEDMKNYRALHIHMRTHANFPKKKPFECKDCGTAFSAKRNCIHHILKQHQHVQEKEIESHILIRACSPEPTRSDSPLLEDNTYLKRTSATTYQESQSGFLPVGFPAFPLKVENTAGFPVDINEPLDFSQKNKNPGSFQVKQEPVYSNSVASFDSMEPIDLSIPKHTKQDKDESPVTTKTQDQALVTIGQKYNCQPCPISSSANEIVDKSVSISHSKPVKNTLHLTVPIISPAVLGSATVLRPLRPKPPPLLPKPLIPKELPPLASIAQIISSVSSPSALLKNEVTTPASQVAANNSAATEKSGASKSKMTIPHKEPTAPCDVPSMVGSPSDTTTSTAVAGGTKKRGRKKGTKNKPKVPTGLDLESSGEFASIEKMLATTDTNKFSPYLQSTEDLKEAADHNGTSEDERDSGEDKRAKRNSYSNSVQKITCPYCPRVFPWASSLQRHMLTHTGQKPYPCAKCDAFFSTKSNCERHLLRKHGVANLSLRRNGLMSQSKESDAGSQDSTDSQSDADAEMSATEGDALDLTSGDRDKAEAAPPSEPECGSKNDQKERPSLDNKEEAKEDSSEYKEHLEDDTVSNKSLDLNFASKLIDFKLSASDQTAGSSSNSCDVCGKSFKFAATLGRHKKAHTCEDKGDEKSSEDEGKGLPDSPCDLSQHGAEGGDMEEEPVDLKVTRSPTESEHSGNRKVDGEAGSAEDSIEKMALEKSDDDQDSKANETKVSSKADKRKKICTVCSKRFWSLQDLTRHMRSHTGERPYKCQTCERTFTLKHSLVRHQRIHQKVKDLKSQGKESDKEDRQLRCEEESDAESMQSSTHHTSENECDPLPSLNQSVTRSRKNQAVNVTGEESSQKSETSSGRSTPKQVPGLDSIKDPESCKISDRKSLLGLSESEDPAINHILIAAEGALALMGAK